One window of Magallana gigas chromosome 2, xbMagGiga1.1, whole genome shotgun sequence genomic DNA carries:
- the LOC105325620 gene encoding eukaryotic translation initiation factor eIF1 produces MTTIDKSFGASFDPFKEASTDDNNAGVQENLIHIRIQQRNGRKTLTTVQGISTDYDLKKIVKACKKEFACNGTVVEHPEYGEVIQLQGDQRNRIRDFLRDIGIAREEQLKVHGF; encoded by the exons ATGACCACCATCGACAAATCGTTTGGTGCTTCTTTTG ATCCTTTCAAGGAAGCATCAACAGATGACAACAATGCAGGTGTGCAAGAAAACTTAATACACATACGAATCCAGCAAAGAAATGGTAGAAAAACATTAACAACTGTCCAGGGGATCTCAACAGATTATGACTTGAAAAAGATAGTCAAGGCTTGTAAAAAG GAATTTGCCTGCAACGGAACTGTGGTAGAACATCCAGAATATGGTGAGGTTATCCAGCTACAGGGGGATCAAAGAAATCGTATACGTGACTTCCTTAGAGATATTGGAATTGCTAGAGAAGAACAGTTAAAG GTCCACGGTTTCTAA